In Cicer arietinum cultivar CDC Frontier isolate Library 1 chromosome 1, Cicar.CDCFrontier_v2.0, whole genome shotgun sequence, one DNA window encodes the following:
- the LOC101490192 gene encoding uncharacterized protein has translation MAAPVAIGTRGTIGSLVRKEIEYFTKFELERRGTTIQKPQQHLVDMDMVSRRSYSIMSRPSLWFLPTNWKRRKQRGTSTTSRFLSKICSVTDVAAETNQLNRIPGYSYRILKTDINNFQL, from the coding sequence ATGGCTGCACCTGTTGCTATAGGCACAAGGGGAACTATTGGATCTCTAGTGAGGAAGGAAATTGAATATTTCACTAAGTTTGAGTTAGAAAGAAGAGGAACAACAATACAGAAACCTCAGCAACACCTTGTGGACATGGACATGGTTTCTAGAAGAAGCTATTCCATCATGTCAAGGCCTAGTTTGTGGTTCTTGCCAACAAACTGGAAGAGAAGGAAGCAAAGAGGTACCAGCACAACAAGTAGGTTCCTCAGCAAAATCTGTTCTGTTACTGATGTAGCTGCTGAAACCAATCAACTGAACAGAATTCCTGGTTACAGCTATAGGATCCTCAAGACTGATATCAACAACTTTCAGCTCTAA
- the LOC101490515 gene encoding probable serine/threonine-protein kinase PBL23 translates to MSCFPCCKSEVESPSYRPCSRKISKGRRTFKSLAAAMSLKSGSSRHRQISEEILKYGTAKNDVKIFTYEEIADATNNFSSDCLVGEGGFGNVYKGQIKSIDQTVAVKKLNRNGNQGTREFFAEVLMLSMVNHPNLVKLVGYCAEEDQRILVYEYMANGSLENHLLDIGNDKEPLDWETRMKIADGAARGLEYLHNSADPPVIFRDFKSSNILLDEDFNPKLSDFGLAKIAPREGENLVSTRVMGTYGYCAPEYAATGQLSSKSDIYSFGVVFLEIISGRRVIDPTRTREQQNLIVWAQPLFKDRNKFTLMADPLLKDKFPVKGLFQALAVAAMCLQEEAETRPSMEDVVTAIAHLAVHKTEEKDIAGESLLTAGHVESFRATNSMGSERA, encoded by the exons ATGAGTTGTTTTCCATGCTGCAAATCCGAAGTTGAATCACCTTCTTATAGACCATGTTctaggaaaatttcaaaaggaaGAAGAACATTCAAATCATTAGCAGCTGCTATGTCACTCAAATCAG GTAGCAGCAGGCATAGACAAATATCAGAAGAGATACTAAAATATGGAACTGCAAAAAATGATGTTAAAATATTCACATATGAAGAAATAGCTGATGCAACAAATAATTTCAGTTCTGATTGTCTTGTTGGAGAAGGTGGATTTGGGAATGTTTATAAAGGACAGATAAAAAGCATTGATCAA ACTGTAGCTGTGAAGAAACTGAACAGAAATGGAAATCAAGGAACAAGAGAATTTTTTGCTGAGGTTTTAATGTTAAGCATGGTTAATCATCCAAATCTTGTGAAGCTTGTTGGTTATTGTGCTGAAGAGGATCAAAGGATTTTGGTTTATGAGTACATGGCCAATGGAAGTTTGGAAAATCACCTTCTAG ATATAGGTAATGATAAGGAACCATTGGATTGGGAAACAAGAATGAAAATAGCTGATGGAGCAGCTAGAGGACTTGAATATCTGCATAATTCTGCAGATCCACCGGTGATTTTTCGCGATTTTAAATCGTCTAATATACTATTAGATGAAGATTTCAATCCAAAGCTTTCTGATTTTGGTCTTGCTAAGATTGCTCCAAGAGAGGGTGAGAACTTGGTCTCAACAAGGGTGATGGGGACTTATGGATATTGTGCACCTGAGTATGCTGCTACTGGTCAGCTATCCTCAAAGTCAGATATTTATAGTTTTGGGGTTGTTTTTTTGGAAATAATCTCTGGTAGGAGAGTTATTGACCCTACAAGAACTCGTGAACAACAAAATTTGATTGTTTGG GCACAACCTTTGTTTAAGGACAGAAACAAGTTCACTCTAATGGCAGATCCTTTGCTTAAAGATAAGTTCCCTGTGAAGGGACTATTTCAAGCCCTTGCAGTGGCAGCAATGTGTCTACAAGAGGAAGCCGAAACGCGACCTTCCATGGAAGATGTTGTAACAGCTATTGCACATTTAGCAGTACACAAAACTGAAGAAAAAGACATAGCTGGTGAATCTCTATTAACTGCTGGTCATGTTGAATCTTTTAGAGCTACAAATTCAATGGGATCTGAAAGGGCATAG